ttatttcgTCTAAAAACCGTttggtctcaaatcgagtattcgggctgcatactgctaagtcgaaacttcggaaaatcataacttcctcatacgaagtcagatttgagcgttctttttatgcacgctctcggtttaacgaactctatgattttcttttagattactaaggctaaatatcgctctaacgtaaatttcactttttacgtcattcagcgttgccggttctgtcgcaaaacttcggcaggtcataacttcttcgttataactcggagttcagcattctttatatctccagaatccttgtttcaaccactacatattcatgcaaagatatcggtcttatctcacactttaattttgacgcttattttattcttaattcattaaattataataattaagaaaataaacacataattcacataatactcaaagatttcatcattaatacttcaaaaagagttacaagggttaacctagagtattacatcaatgataatgcctagcctggaaacacgggcattacaaaaAGTGCTCGATGTATTTTCACGTTGAAGCATATATCACCAAAGTAAAGGTACTTCATACTAATAGAAGAAAGCCAAGATGGCTTTGATGTTTTGTGCTCTCAAAAGAAATCGAAGAACCGACCTCCTATATATCTATTTCAAAATTACTCTAAAACCGAACATCCATAGTCACCTACTGATATTCAAACAATTAACCATTTTTGTCCAGACATCGCAATAATAGCCATAGTGATGCAGTTTGATCTTAACCATGTCTACCGCATAAATGTTCCTTATTTTTCTGGATTGAATCTTTGAAAGAATTATTGCATCCCCATACATTTATCTGTGATAATTTCATAAACATGCTATTGAAGGGAAGAAAGAAGTTGCACACTTAAGAAGGATCACCAAATTTCAAGCTATGAAGTAACTTAAAGATCAATCTGAGGCATTTATCTGTGATAATTTCATAAACATGCTATTGAAGGGAAGAAAGAAGTTGCACACTTAAGAAGGATCACCAAATTTCAAGCTATGAAGTAACTTAAAGATCAATCTGAGGCTGTATCACATTTTGAACATCTCCCAATCTACTACCATGACATGTCAATACTTCATATACATCTGATAATTAAAAAGAAGATCCTCCCTAGAAACAATCAGACGAATGCGACTATTTTCTCGGTCAAACTAATCAATCTCATAAGTTAAAAGAATATAATTTCACTACGGATATATCTACCTGATTTTAAACCACCAGCTCTGCAATTCCTGCCATATTCATGATAAAGAGGTGTTATCATTCTTCATGTTTATCTCAAAAGCTTCTTCAAGTGCAACACAACTTTTTATGTTTTCATAATCCACAAATGGTTTCTTCAAACTAAAGGACAATCATCAAACCACAAGGAGAAGATATTCATAACAGGTGAAATCGACAACTTATATTAGGATATGCTAGTTCCAAGGAGTACCATAAAGACTAAGAACCTCTCAAACATTAGGAATCGACAACCATACTTTCTACTATTATGAGCTCTCACACATCTTTTTGATGTATTGTCGTTTGCATTGGGTTCATGatctgtctatatatatatatatatatatatatatatatatatatatatatatatatatatatatatatatatatatatatatattaaactttgtTCTATATTTTCTCATCATTGACAGTTGGAAACAAATGCCTAGATTGGAAAAACATAAGAAAGGAAAGGCACTAATCTAGGAACATAAGAAAGGAAAGGCACTGATCTAAGAAGTAATCTAGGAATAAAGAAAGGAAATCAAATCAGAAAATATTTTCCATTCTATACTCCCCTCAAGATCGAGCGTGtagattacaaacaccaaatttGTCAAGTACAAGCATCAGTTGTCCAGCACACCAGATAAATTGATAAGCCGGGCATTCCCGGCCCACCAAGCGAAACCAGTGGTTTCTTGATCACGACCAGCTAAAGCTAAAGTTCCATTAAAGAGCGTTTCCACGGGGTAGAACCTCCTCAGGGAATATAAGGTTTTCATGAGGCTGATCTCATCCAAGCACGAATACCTTCGTTTAAGAGAATATTTTTGGTGTAGAAAGTTTCAAATTCAGGATCTTCCGCCGCGCGAATTTCCTGAGAAACGAAGTCATAGGCACGTAGGTTCAAGGCCAGACCGACTACTCCAAGAGCACTCATCCATAAACCAGTTACTGGTACAAATATATTAAAGAAATGTGGCCTTTGTGAAATTTTGAAATTCAATTAAAATCATGAAtgtattaaaatttaatttaaaagtaTGGTTATGTGGATTACTTGGGGAATGAACATGTAGGGTGATATGTTCTCATACTTTACAGAATTGTGGCCAAATAAACCATAAGCCTTCAGATGTGTTGAATCAAGGGACTGATATCTTCTGAAAGAAATGTTCTCTATTGAGGTAGAGGAAAAAGGAGTCTTGATGAAAACCGCAACACCAATTCCAAAGACTCCATGACTTGTAGTGAATGAGAGAAACTTATTGGTTGGCTTCTCAAACTCTGTAGAAACAAAAAACTGAGGAAATACTCCTAGTGATGGATCTTGACTGCAAAACAAACTCAATGCTCTTGAACCAGGGGATACAGCAATCTGCAAATGGCAAGTCAATATTTTGAATAGATAACGTAAGAAATTTTCTAGAACAAGCATAAGACAAGTGAAATTCTTAATTATATGTTTCTAATCAAAATTGAATAAATCTGAAAACCTGATATCTGTACATTCCAGCTTTAGCACGAGGTTTCGAATTCAATTCCTCAACCGAATCTCTAATCTTTTCGAGTCCCGATTCTAGCGTCAGTGCTGGAGGCAATATACGCGTAATGCAGGTAGCCAGGAGTAGTTCGGCCTCCTCCACCTCCATGAATTTAACTTCGTTTACTTGCATTGAACTCTACACAATCTATACAcacaaaatcatatattttttacAAAATTGGAAAAATTATTAGAGGAAAACAGGAAGCAAACGCTGAATGCACATGGAAATTCGTAATTTGGACCTTGAAATTTGGAGCATTCCAACGCTGACGAAGAAATGTGAAGCGATTGCGGGAGGGTATGGTGATGTTGGTTTTAGAAGGCAGAAAGGTGATAGTATGGAAATGTAGGAAGGAAGAGGGAGAAGAATGTAGCTTGATCTGGAGATTCATAGTGTCACCTTAGAGGATAAGGAAACAGGGTTTCAGGACCTAAAGGCGTTTTCCAATAGGATAAAATAAACCGAGTTCGGTTTTAAAAGATATGCACACCTTGAAAACCTTATTTATTAATTTCATTCGATCGGGTCCCTTCCACTCGAAGGACCCAACCCCTATATTTCGTATCAATACTAATTTCTCGGAGGCCACTCTGGCACGCAAATCCTAAGATGACTCTAACAATCTCGGTTATGAATGTAAAAATGTAACAGGTATCAAATCGAGGTTTGCTAGTGGTACCGAAGCACACAATAGAAGTTACAACTTGAAAATCCTCGTGACGAACAACCGAGTTACATCAAGTGGCGTTATCCATGGGACCCCCATCAAATCAGTCACAACCTCACGTGGTCTTATCCATTCTTTCCTTAATCTCGACGCACCGGTTAATATTTGGCTACCGAAAAGCTTCG
The genomic region above belongs to Lactuca sativa cultivar Salinas chromosome 4, Lsat_Salinas_v11, whole genome shotgun sequence and contains:
- the LOC111896483 gene encoding protein PHYLLO, chloroplastic-like, with the translated sequence MSKLFGSQILTGASRLRKEWIRPREVVTDLMGVPWITPLDSSMQVNEVKFMEVEEAELLLATCITRILPPALTLESGLEKIRDSVEELNSKPRAKAGMYRYQIAVSPGSRALSLFCSQDPSLGVFPQFFVSTEFEKPTNKFLSFTTSHGVFGIGVAVFIKTPFSSTSIENISFRRYQSLDSTHLKAYGLFGHNSVKYENISPYMFIPQVIHITILLN